In Streptomyces violaceusniger Tu 4113, one DNA window encodes the following:
- a CDS encoding malate dehydrogenase, which translates to MTRTPVTVTVTGAAGQIGYALLFRIASGQLLGADVPVKLRLLEIPQGLKAAEGTAMELDDCAFPLLQGIDISDDPNVGFDGANVALLVGARPRTKGMERGDLLEANGGIFKPQGKAINDHAADDIKVLVVGNPANTNALIAQAAAPDVPAERFTAMTRLDHNRALSQLSKKTGAPVSEIKKLTIWGNHSATQYPDVFHAEVAGKNAAEVVNDEQWLADTFIPTVAKRGAAIIEARGASSAASAANAAIDHVHTWVNGTDADNWTSAGVVSDGSYGVPEGLISSFPVTAANGKFEIVQGLDVNEFSRTRIDASVKELEEEREAVRGLGLI; encoded by the coding sequence ATGACCCGCACTCCCGTCACCGTCACCGTCACCGGCGCGGCCGGCCAGATCGGCTACGCGCTGCTCTTCCGCATCGCCTCCGGTCAGCTCCTCGGCGCGGACGTGCCGGTCAAGCTGCGTCTCCTGGAGATCCCGCAGGGGCTGAAGGCCGCCGAGGGCACCGCGATGGAGCTCGACGACTGCGCCTTCCCGCTCCTCCAGGGCATCGACATCTCCGACGACCCGAACGTGGGCTTCGACGGTGCGAACGTCGCCCTGCTCGTCGGCGCCCGCCCGCGTACCAAGGGCATGGAGCGCGGCGATCTGCTGGAGGCCAACGGCGGCATCTTCAAGCCGCAGGGCAAGGCCATCAACGACCACGCCGCGGACGACATCAAGGTCCTGGTCGTGGGCAACCCGGCCAACACCAACGCGCTCATCGCGCAGGCCGCCGCGCCGGACGTACCGGCCGAGCGCTTCACCGCGATGACCCGGCTGGACCACAACCGCGCCCTGTCGCAGCTCTCGAAGAAGACCGGCGCCCCGGTCAGCGAGATCAAGAAGCTGACGATCTGGGGCAACCACTCCGCCACCCAGTACCCGGACGTCTTCCATGCCGAGGTCGCGGGCAAGAACGCCGCCGAGGTCGTCAACGACGAGCAGTGGCTGGCCGACACCTTCATCCCGACCGTCGCCAAGCGCGGTGCCGCGATCATCGAGGCGCGCGGCGCCTCCTCGGCCGCCTCCGCCGCCAACGCCGCCATCGACCACGTCCACACCTGGGTCAACGGCACCGACGCCGACAACTGGACCTCCGCCGGCGTGGTCTCCGACGGCTCGTACGGGGTGCCGGAGGGCCTGATCTCCTCGTTCCCGGTCACCGCCGCGAACGGGAAGTTCGAGATCGTCCAGGGCCTGGACGTCAACGAGTTCTCGCGGACCCGCATCGACGCGTCGGTGAAGGAGCTCGAGGAGGAGCGCGAGGCCGTGCGGGGTCTCGGCCTGATCTGA
- the purH gene encoding bifunctional phosphoribosylaminoimidazolecarboxamide formyltransferase/IMP cyclohydrolase, with protein MTAEGTKRPIRRALVSVYDKTGLEELARGLHAAGVQLVSTGSTAAKIAAAGVPVTKVEELTGFPECLDGRVKTLHPRVHAGILADLRLDSHRAQLQELGVEPFELVVVNLYPFRETVASGASPDECVEQIDIGGPSMVRAAAKNHPSVAVVVNPGRYDDVLKAAADGGFDLEGRKRLAAEAFQHTASYDVAVANWFAAARGGAADGRSVADDSSFPEFLGATVTRKNVLRYGENPHQPAALYSDGSGKGLAEAEQLHGKEMSFNNYTDTEAARRAAYDHTEPCVAIIKHANPCGIAVGADVAEAHRKAHACDPLSAFGGVIAVNRPVSVAMAEQVAEIFTEVIVAPAYEDGAVEVLARKKNIRVLRCADAPADVAEQRPIEGGLLLQAKDRLQAEGDDPANWTLATGAALDADGLAELAFAWRSCRAVKSNAILLAKDSATVGVGMGQVNRVDSAKLAVERAGAERAAGAYAASDAFFPFPDGFEVLAEAGVTAVVQPGGSVRDEQVVEAAQKAGVTMYFTGTRHFFH; from the coding sequence GTGACCGCCGAAGGTACCAAGCGGCCCATCCGCCGCGCGCTGGTCAGCGTCTACGACAAGACGGGCCTCGAGGAGCTGGCCCGAGGGCTGCACGCGGCGGGTGTCCAGCTCGTCTCGACCGGCTCGACGGCCGCGAAGATCGCCGCCGCGGGCGTCCCGGTCACCAAGGTCGAGGAGCTGACCGGCTTCCCCGAGTGTCTCGACGGCCGCGTCAAGACGCTGCACCCGCGCGTCCACGCGGGCATCCTGGCCGACCTGAGGCTCGACTCGCACCGTGCGCAGCTCCAGGAGCTGGGCGTGGAGCCCTTCGAGCTGGTCGTGGTCAACCTCTATCCGTTCCGCGAGACGGTCGCCTCGGGCGCCTCGCCGGACGAGTGCGTCGAGCAGATCGACATCGGCGGCCCCTCCATGGTCCGCGCCGCCGCCAAGAATCACCCGTCCGTGGCCGTGGTCGTCAACCCCGGGCGGTACGACGACGTCCTCAAGGCCGCCGCCGACGGCGGTTTCGATCTGGAGGGGCGCAAGCGGCTGGCGGCCGAGGCGTTCCAGCACACGGCGTCGTACGACGTGGCGGTGGCCAACTGGTTCGCGGCTGCCCGCGGCGGAGCCGCTGATGGACGCAGCGTGGCGGACGACTCCTCCTTCCCGGAGTTCCTGGGCGCCACCGTCACCCGTAAGAACGTGCTGCGCTACGGCGAGAACCCGCACCAGCCGGCCGCGCTCTACTCCGACGGCAGCGGTAAGGGGCTCGCGGAGGCCGAGCAGCTCCACGGCAAGGAGATGTCGTTCAACAACTACACCGACACCGAGGCCGCCCGCCGGGCCGCGTACGACCACACCGAGCCCTGTGTCGCGATCATCAAGCACGCCAACCCGTGCGGGATCGCGGTCGGGGCGGATGTCGCCGAGGCGCACCGTAAGGCGCACGCCTGCGACCCGCTGTCGGCCTTCGGCGGCGTGATCGCCGTCAACCGCCCGGTGTCGGTCGCCATGGCCGAGCAGGTCGCCGAGATCTTCACCGAGGTGATCGTCGCCCCGGCGTACGAGGACGGCGCGGTCGAGGTGCTGGCCCGTAAGAAGAACATCCGCGTGCTGCGCTGCGCGGACGCGCCGGCGGACGTCGCCGAGCAGCGCCCCATCGAAGGCGGTCTGCTGCTGCAGGCCAAGGATCGCCTCCAGGCCGAGGGCGACGACCCGGCCAACTGGACCCTCGCCACGGGCGCGGCGCTGGACGCCGACGGCCTCGCCGAGCTGGCCTTCGCCTGGCGCTCCTGCCGCGCGGTGAAGTCCAACGCGATCCTGCTCGCCAAGGACAGTGCCACGGTCGGCGTGGGCATGGGCCAGGTCAACCGCGTGGACTCGGCGAAGCTGGCCGTCGAGCGGGCCGGTGCCGAGCGGGCCGCCGGTGCGTACGCCGCCTCCGACGCCTTCTTCCCGTTCCCGGACGGCTTCGAGGTGCTGGCCGAGGCGGGCGTCACGGCCGTGGTGCAGCCGGGCGGCTCGGTCCGTGACGAGCAGGTGGTGGAGGCCGCCCAGAAGGCGGGCGTCACCATGTACTTCACGGGCACGCGCCACTTCTTCCACTGA
- a CDS encoding bifunctional methylenetetrahydrofolate dehydrogenase/methenyltetrahydrofolate cyclohydrolase, which produces MTAQILDGKATAAAIKSDLVSRVEALKAKGIHPGLGTVLVGEDPGSKWYVAGKHRDCAEIGVASLRRDLPETATQEEIEAAVRELNEDPACTGYIVQLPLPKGINTNRVLELIDPAKDADGLHPMNLGRLVLGESGPLPCTPQGVIQLLRHHGVEINGAHVVVVGRGITVGRSIGLLLTRRSENATVTLCHTGTRDLPGILRQADIIVAAAGVRHLIGPDDVKPGAAVLDVGVSRDEHGKIAGDVHPGVAEVAGWISPNPGGVGPMTRAQLLVNVVEAAERNAKADADAGAGHDG; this is translated from the coding sequence ATGACCGCCCAGATTCTCGATGGCAAGGCAACCGCAGCCGCGATCAAGTCCGATCTCGTCAGCCGTGTGGAGGCGCTCAAGGCCAAGGGCATCCATCCCGGCCTCGGGACGGTGCTGGTGGGCGAGGACCCCGGCAGCAAGTGGTACGTCGCGGGCAAGCACCGCGACTGTGCCGAGATCGGCGTCGCCTCCCTCCGGCGCGACCTGCCCGAGACCGCCACCCAGGAGGAGATCGAGGCGGCGGTGCGGGAGCTCAACGAGGACCCGGCCTGCACGGGCTACATCGTCCAGCTACCGCTCCCCAAGGGCATCAACACCAACCGGGTGCTGGAGCTGATCGACCCGGCCAAGGACGCCGACGGGCTGCACCCGATGAACCTCGGCCGGCTGGTCCTGGGCGAGAGCGGCCCGCTGCCGTGCACGCCCCAGGGCGTCATCCAACTGCTGCGCCACCACGGTGTGGAGATCAACGGCGCGCATGTCGTGGTCGTCGGCCGGGGCATCACCGTCGGCCGGTCGATCGGGCTGCTGCTGACCCGCCGCTCCGAGAACGCCACGGTCACCCTCTGCCACACCGGCACCCGTGACCTGCCCGGGATCCTGCGCCAGGCCGACATCATCGTGGCGGCCGCCGGGGTGCGGCATCTGATCGGGCCGGATGACGTGAAGCCGGGCGCGGCGGTGCTCGATGTGGGCGTCAGCCGGGACGAGCACGGCAAGATCGCCGGCGATGTGCACCCCGGAGTGGCCGAGGTCGCGGGCTGGATTTCGCCGAACCCGGGCGGCGTCGGCCCGATGACCCGCGCCCAGCTGCTGGTCAACGTGGTGGAGGCGGCGGAGCGGAACGCGAAGGCGGACGCCGACGCCGGTGCCGGCCATGACGGCTGA
- a CDS encoding DUF3017 domain-containing protein: MTAEASEPAAGEQRQTPPARPSGPARLIRKSRRFPLITRDTARPEGGGRAAPGAAPAPARQWPLLAVMGGVGLGLLIVALDAFRAGTVMIGLSLLAGAFIRWALPEVGMLAVRSRFTDMLTYGLLGAAIVLLSLMAQPDPWVSIPFLDDVVHFTVR; encoded by the coding sequence ATGACGGCTGAGGCGAGCGAGCCGGCGGCCGGGGAGCAGCGGCAGACGCCGCCCGCGCGGCCTTCGGGCCCCGCCCGGCTCATCCGTAAGTCGCGCCGCTTCCCGCTGATCACCCGGGACACCGCGCGTCCGGAGGGCGGCGGCCGGGCCGCGCCCGGTGCCGCTCCGGCGCCCGCCCGGCAGTGGCCGCTGCTCGCGGTGATGGGCGGTGTGGGCCTGGGGCTGCTGATCGTCGCCCTGGACGCGTTCCGGGCGGGCACGGTGATGATCGGGCTGTCCCTGCTGGCGGGCGCCTTCATACGGTGGGCGCTGCCCGAGGTGGGGATGCTCGCGGTGCGGTCGCGCTTCACCGACATGCTGACCTACGGGCTGCTGGGCGCGGCGATCGTGCTGCTGTCCCTGATGGCCCAGCCGGATCCGTGGGTGTCGATCCCGTTCCTGGACGACGTGGTGCATTTCACGGTGCGCTAG
- the purN gene encoding phosphoribosylglycinamide formyltransferase codes for MASPPSPASPARPGRPVRLVVLVSGSGTNLQALLDAIAAEGVARYGAEVVAVGADRDGIEGLARAERAGIPTYVCRVKDHADRAEWDAALAEATAAHEPDVVVSAGFMKILGPRFLARFGGRCVNTHPALLPSFPGAHGVRDALAHGVKVTGCTVHFVDDGVDTGPIIAQGVVEVRDEDDESALHERIKEVERSLLVEVVGRLARHGYRIEGRKVRIP; via the coding sequence GTGGCCTCCCCGCCTTCCCCCGCCAGTCCTGCCCGCCCCGGGCGCCCGGTCCGCCTCGTCGTACTCGTCTCCGGCTCCGGTACGAATCTGCAGGCGCTGCTCGACGCCATCGCCGCCGAGGGCGTGGCCCGCTACGGCGCCGAGGTGGTGGCCGTGGGCGCCGACCGCGACGGCATCGAGGGACTGGCGCGCGCCGAGCGCGCCGGGATCCCCACGTACGTGTGCCGGGTCAAGGACCACGCCGACCGCGCCGAGTGGGACGCGGCGCTGGCGGAGGCCACCGCCGCCCATGAGCCGGACGTGGTCGTCTCGGCCGGGTTCATGAAGATCCTGGGGCCGCGGTTCCTCGCCCGGTTCGGCGGCCGCTGCGTCAACACCCACCCCGCGCTGCTCCCGAGCTTTCCCGGTGCCCATGGCGTACGCGACGCGCTCGCGCACGGTGTGAAGGTGACCGGCTGCACCGTCCACTTCGTCGACGACGGGGTCGACACGGGCCCGATCATCGCCCAGGGCGTGGTCGAGGTCCGGGACGAGGACGACGAGTCCGCTCTTCATGAGCGGATCAAGGAAGTCGAGCGCTCGCTGCTCGTCGAGGTCGTGGGGCGTCTGGCGCGTCACGGCTACCGCATAGAGGGACGAAAGGTAAGGATCCCGTGA
- a CDS encoding serine/arginine repetitive matrix protein 2 produces the protein MTIFLVAGIAFSGWVAFGGDGTSRHQAGPLPWDQGSPTATPSADASQPNDLYPSPGPGTGGPTDLPTDLPTDLPTGASPSATPFGTPSSPSLTGAAPPAGYSTQADPAGYHLAVPDGWRRTAEGPSVYYTSPDDSTVIQVFELHGPESTPYESAQEAERIASTHRDYEQIALTRLGSAATDPAQLEYTYQSKSDGHRRMLDRRFAAPDGTMYAVLVIGPSGDGDRVEEREVHQAAVDTFCPTAYCTAS, from the coding sequence GTGACGATCTTCCTGGTCGCGGGGATCGCGTTTTCCGGATGGGTGGCCTTCGGCGGCGACGGCACCTCCCGCCATCAGGCGGGCCCGCTGCCCTGGGACCAAGGGAGCCCCACGGCCACGCCGAGCGCGGACGCCTCGCAGCCGAACGATCTCTATCCCTCGCCCGGGCCCGGGACCGGTGGGCCCACCGATCTCCCGACCGATCTCCCCACGGACCTGCCGACCGGGGCGTCCCCGTCCGCGACGCCCTTCGGTACCCCGTCCTCTCCCTCCCTGACCGGTGCCGCCCCGCCCGCGGGCTACAGCACCCAGGCCGACCCGGCCGGGTACCATCTCGCGGTCCCGGACGGATGGCGGCGGACGGCCGAGGGCCCCAGCGTCTACTACACCTCGCCCGACGACAGCACCGTGATCCAGGTCTTCGAGCTGCACGGCCCCGAGTCGACGCCGTACGAGTCCGCCCAGGAGGCCGAGCGGATCGCCTCCACCCACCGCGACTACGAGCAGATCGCCCTCACCCGGCTGGGCTCGGCCGCCACGGACCCGGCGCAGCTGGAGTACACGTACCAGTCCAAGAGCGACGGCCACCGCCGGATGCTCGACCGCCGCTTCGCCGCCCCCGATGGCACGATGTACGCGGTGCTGGTGATCGGCCCCTCCGGGGACGGGGACCGCGTGGAGGAGCGGGAGGTCCACCAGGCGGCGGTGGACACCTTCTGCCCGACCGCCTACTGCACGGCTTCCTGA
- a CDS encoding aldehyde dehydrogenase family protein: MAAVETIHVDGVWQAAVSGAQREVLDPADAKTLAVVAEGGLEDTDAAVAAARRAFDQGPWPGTPVAERAALLRRVAELLQRDRETIALIESRDTGKTLEEGRVDVDDVTNAFRYFADLAAGESAGRVIDAGTPDVHSVVVHEPVGVCAMITPWNYPLLQASWKIAPALAAGNTFVIKPSEVTPLSTVHLVRLLAEAGLPAGVANLVTGTGDPVGARLSEHPDVDLVSFTGGLISGTKVAQAAAPTVKKVALELGGKNPNVVFADACATAEGFDTAVDQALNAAFIHSGQVCSAGARLIIEESVRERFMAELARRAEKIKLGRGTEDGVECGPLVSAQQLDKTEAYVASALEEGALLRCGGKQPEPNEVRPATGYFYLPTVLDQCHREMRVVREETFGPILTVESFQTEDEAVTLANDTEYGLAGAVWSADTARARRVAARLRHGTVWINDYHPYLPQAEWGGFGKSGVGRELGPAGLDEYRETKHVYENLRPSPVRWFAG, translated from the coding sequence GTGGCGGCAGTCGAGACCATTCATGTGGACGGCGTGTGGCAGGCAGCCGTATCCGGGGCGCAGCGGGAGGTTCTCGACCCCGCGGACGCCAAGACCCTCGCCGTCGTCGCCGAGGGTGGCCTCGAGGACACCGACGCGGCGGTCGCGGCCGCGCGTCGCGCCTTCGACCAGGGCCCCTGGCCCGGGACGCCGGTGGCCGAGCGGGCGGCGCTGCTGCGCCGCGTCGCCGAGCTGCTGCAGCGCGACCGCGAGACGATCGCGCTCATCGAGAGCCGTGACACCGGCAAGACCCTGGAGGAGGGGCGGGTCGACGTCGACGACGTGACCAATGCCTTCCGCTACTTCGCCGACCTGGCCGCGGGCGAGTCGGCCGGGCGGGTCATCGACGCGGGTACCCCCGATGTGCACAGCGTCGTGGTCCATGAGCCGGTCGGCGTCTGCGCGATGATCACCCCCTGGAACTATCCGCTGCTCCAGGCCAGCTGGAAGATCGCCCCGGCGCTGGCCGCCGGGAACACCTTTGTGATCAAGCCCAGCGAGGTGACCCCGCTGTCCACCGTCCATCTGGTGCGGCTGCTGGCCGAGGCCGGGCTGCCGGCCGGGGTGGCCAACCTGGTCACCGGCACGGGCGACCCCGTGGGCGCCCGGCTGTCCGAGCACCCCGATGTGGACCTGGTCTCCTTCACCGGCGGGCTGATCAGCGGCACCAAGGTGGCGCAGGCCGCCGCGCCGACGGTCAAGAAGGTCGCGCTGGAGCTCGGCGGCAAGAACCCCAATGTGGTCTTCGCCGACGCCTGCGCCACCGCCGAGGGCTTTGACACCGCCGTCGACCAGGCCCTGAACGCCGCCTTCATCCACAGCGGCCAGGTCTGCTCGGCCGGTGCCCGGCTGATCATCGAGGAGTCGGTGCGCGAGCGGTTCATGGCCGAGCTGGCCCGCCGCGCGGAGAAGATCAAGCTGGGCCGTGGCACCGAGGACGGTGTCGAATGCGGTCCGCTGGTCTCGGCCCAGCAGTTGGACAAGACCGAGGCGTATGTGGCGTCCGCGCTGGAGGAGGGCGCCCTGCTGCGGTGCGGCGGCAAGCAGCCGGAGCCCAACGAGGTCCGCCCGGCCACCGGCTACTTCTACCTCCCGACCGTGCTCGACCAGTGTCATCGCGAGATGCGGGTGGTGCGGGAGGAAACGTTTGGGCCGATTCTGACCGTCGAGTCCTTCCAAACCGAGGACGAGGCCGTCACACTCGCCAATGACACGGAGTACGGACTGGCCGGCGCCGTCTGGTCCGCCGACACCGCGCGGGCGCGCCGCGTCGCCGCCCGGCTGCGGCACGGCACCGTGTGGATCAACGACTACCACCCCTACCTTCCGCAGGCCGAATGGGGCGGTTTCGGCAAGTCCGGGGTCGGGCGCGAGCTCGGTCCCGCGGGCCTTGACGAATACCGCGAGACCAAGCACGTCTACGAGAACCTGCGACCGAGCCCGGTGCGCTGGTTCGCCGGCTGA
- a CDS encoding helix-turn-helix domain-containing protein, whose protein sequence is MPRWRDLPEELDPQVQEFTGQLRTIVERSGLSVVAVADRTGYSKSSWERYLGGRLLPPQGAVEALAEATGADVHHLSTLWELAERAWSRSEMRHDVTMEAISVAQARAAIEQFDPAAQGAGAWKNGRHPGKQRSSVEPPEPEQPLVATAPVFSAPAAPPAERAAGSSAPPSPASSPPPPPSPSPSPSRSGRRGVALFAGGLVGALLLVAGAVLLIDAGGDGEKRGEKPTTAPATSARQLPAGVKCAGEDCGGQDPQAMGCGAAATTTADVTVGTAYVEVRYSKTCRAAWARITRAAPGDVIQIKAPGARGGAARAQNSSVGADGDAYTKMISVDATARTTACATLVGGTRACTAPGAQG, encoded by the coding sequence ATGCCTCGTTGGAGGGACCTGCCGGAGGAACTCGATCCGCAGGTGCAGGAGTTCACCGGCCAGTTGCGCACGATCGTCGAGCGCAGCGGGCTGAGCGTCGTCGCCGTCGCCGACCGCACCGGCTACAGCAAGAGTTCATGGGAGCGGTATCTGGGCGGACGGCTGCTGCCCCCGCAGGGCGCGGTGGAGGCCCTGGCCGAGGCCACGGGCGCCGATGTCCATCACCTCAGCACGCTGTGGGAGCTGGCGGAGCGGGCCTGGAGCCGCTCCGAGATGCGGCACGACGTCACGATGGAGGCCATCAGCGTCGCGCAGGCACGGGCCGCCATCGAGCAGTTCGACCCGGCGGCGCAGGGGGCGGGCGCCTGGAAGAACGGCCGTCACCCGGGGAAGCAGCGGTCGAGCGTCGAACCGCCGGAACCCGAGCAGCCGTTGGTCGCGACGGCTCCGGTGTTCTCGGCTCCCGCGGCGCCGCCGGCCGAGCGGGCGGCGGGTTCCTCCGCACCGCCGTCGCCCGCCTCGTCCCCTCCGCCACCGCCATCCCCGTCCCCCTCGCCGTCCCGGTCGGGGCGGCGAGGTGTCGCGCTGTTCGCCGGGGGGCTCGTCGGCGCGCTCTTACTCGTCGCCGGCGCCGTCCTGCTGATCGATGCGGGCGGCGACGGCGAGAAGCGCGGGGAGAAGCCGACCACCGCACCGGCCACCAGCGCGCGTCAGCTGCCCGCGGGCGTGAAGTGCGCCGGGGAGGACTGCGGCGGTCAGGATCCGCAGGCCATGGGGTGCGGCGCCGCCGCGACGACCACAGCGGACGTCACCGTCGGCACCGCGTATGTCGAGGTCCGCTACAGCAAGACCTGCCGGGCGGCCTGGGCCCGCATCACCCGGGCGGCCCCGGGCGATGTGATCCAGATCAAGGCGCCGGGCGCGAGGGGCGGGGCGGCCCGAGCGCAGAACAGCAGTGTCGGCGCCGACGGCGACGCCTACACCAAGATGATCTCGGTGGACGCCACCGCGCGGACCACCGCGTGCGCCACTCTCGTCGGCGGTACGCGCGCCTGCACGGCCCCCGGCGCCCAGGGGTGA